A genome region from Rhinopithecus roxellana isolate Shanxi Qingling chromosome 10, ASM756505v1, whole genome shotgun sequence includes the following:
- the LOC115900069 gene encoding peflin: MASYPYRQGCPGAAGQAPGAPPGSYYPGPPNTGGQYGSGLPPGGYGGPAPGGPYGPPAGGGPYGHPNPGMFPSGTPGGPYGGAAPGGPYGQPPPSSYGAQQPGPYGQGGAPPNVDPEAYSWFQSVDSDHSGYISMKELKQALVNCNWSSFNDETCLMMINMFDKTKSGRIDVYGFSALWKFIQQWKNLFQQYDRDRSGSISYTELQQALSQMGYNLSPQFTQLLVSRYCPRSANPAMQLDRFIQVCTQLQVLTEAFREKDTAVQGNIRLSFEDFVTMTASRML; encoded by the coding sequence ATGGCCAGCTATCCGTACCGGCAGGGCTGCCCAGGAGCTGCAGGACAAGCACCAGGAGCCCCTCCGGGTAGCTACTACCCTGGACCCCCCAATACTGGAGGGCAGTATGGCAGTGGGCTGCCCCCTGGTGGTTATGGGGGTCCTGCCCCTGGCGGGCCTTATGGACCACCAGCTGGTGGAGGGCCTTATGGACACCCCAATCCTGGGATGTTCCCCTCTGGAACTCCAGGAGGACCATATGGTGGTGCAGCTCCAGGGGGCCCCTATGGTCAGCCACCTCCAAGTTCCTATGGTGCCCAGCAGCCTGGGCCTTACGGACAGGGTGGCGCCCCTCCCAATGTGGATCCTGAGGCCTACTCCTGGTTCCAGTCGGTGGACTCAGATCACAGTGGCTATATCTCCATGAAGGAGCTAAAGCAGGCCCTGGTCAACTGCAATTGGTCCTCATTCAATGATGAGACCTGCCTCATGATGATAAACATGTTTGACAAGACCAAGTCAGGCCGCATCGATGTCTACGGCTTCTCAGCCCTGTGGAAATTCATCCAGCAGTGGAAGAACCTCTTCCAGCAGTATGACCGGGACCGCTCGGGCTCCATTAGCTACACAGAGCTGCAGCAAGCTCTGTCCCAAATGGGCTACAACCTGAGCCCCCAGTTCACCCAGCTTCTGGTCTCCCGCTACTGCCCACGCTCTGCCAATCCTGCCATGCAGCTGGACCGCTTCATCCAGGTGTGCACCCAGCTGCAGGTACTGACAGAGGCCTTCCGGGAGAAGGACACAGCTGTACAAGGCAACATTCGGCTCAGCTTCGAGGACTTCGTCACCATGACAGCTTCTCGGATGCTATGA